In Cheilinus undulatus linkage group 16, ASM1832078v1, whole genome shotgun sequence, one DNA window encodes the following:
- the LOC121524331 gene encoding protein C1orf43-like, with the protein MAGSSPLSGVNVVLVMAYGSLVFVLLFIFVKRQIMRFAMRSRRGPHTPIGHNAPKGLREEIDSRLSKVQEICFEPRLLAEEDDRLKHGSQISCYNYLYRMKALDAIRDSGIPLQEISCSPSAFTGRNFRSWLLELRNSHSLIKSSRSALIDRLLEGYDNARHGTGVFGEAEFLEYQQALSELADVVKAYSSSTSLDQHHQSAAKDLTGSPVRSTPSTIQVTYLPSTGQRSKRPKHFLELKSFKDNYNTLESTL; encoded by the exons ATGGCAGGTTCATCGCCGTTGTCAGGGGTTAATGTTGTTCTGGTTATGGCCTATGGAAGCCTG gtgtttgtgctgctgtttaTCTTCGTTAAAAGGCAGATAATGCGTTTCGCAATGAGATCCCGGCGAGGTCCACATACACCTATTGGACACAATGCACCTAAG GGTCTGAGGGAGGAGATTGACTCCAGGCTATCCAAGGTACAGGAGATTTGTTTTGAACCTCGCCTCCTTGCAGAAGAAGATGACAGACTGAAGCATGGATCACAGATAA GTTGCTACAATTACCTGTACAGGATGAAAGCTCTGGATGCTATCCGAGACTCAG GTATTCCCCTGCAGGAGATCAGCTGCAGTCCTAGTGCATTCACTGGCCGAAACTTCAGAAGCTGGCTGCTGGAGTTGCGTAACTCCCACTCCCTGATCAAGAGCAGCCGCAGCGCCCTCATTGATCGTTTGCTTGAAGGCTATGACAATGCTCGACATGGGACTGGG GTGTTTGGGGAAGCAGAGTTTCTTGAATACCAGCAGGCCCTCAGTGAACTAGCTGATGT GGTAAAGGCTTACTCCAGCAGCACCAGCCTGGACCAGCATCACCAGTCTGCAGCCAAAGACCTGACTGGCTCCCCTGTGCGCAGCACCCCATCTACCATCCAGGTCACTTACCTGCCCTCCACTGGCCAGCGCAGCAAGAGGCCCAAACACTTCCTGGAGCTCAAAAGTTTCAAAGACAATTACAACACACTGGAGAGCACGCTGTGA
- the ubap2l gene encoding ubiquitin-associated protein 2-like isoform X1 yields the protein MMTSMGGNKARGSWEQTQGQTQSQTQHKQRPQATAEQIRLAQMISDHNDADFEEKVKQLIDITGKDQDESMIALHDCNGDVNRAINVLLEGSPDTDSWEMVGKKKGVSGQKETSQAETGDEGKENREKAGEKDAARRRGGAPRKGRGASRGREFRGQENGLDGGKAGVAGRGAERGRRGRGRGRGTVGVSGRRGGRFSAQGMGQINEESKFDIAEGERTFNPADYAEPAQTEENYSGGSTWNNTGSVEMEEGARLEYSAGEGTNYPPKFDSAPGAWRTATEEWGTEDWNEDLSETKIFTASSVATMPMPMPQENVTITKGQRIDLAVLLGKTPPSSSSETENPPMEATQPPSLSQSLVFSNSKQGGPLSQTSSSTPYSQHSMVSMLSKGFGDVGEPKGASTGTTGSQFLEQYKTAQALAQLAAQHSQTGPPNTAPSSWDTSAASLGQYDMKTQPESSVHSPFAKRQPYQAATSTSSMLDVFLQDKGLPPSSAVSSSSSLPQQTTSSPHVVPPPASALPKMAAVPSLGQQVSPSSSDAQSPLPLQQHKLKQQKKRTSITTKIPAMAVEMPGSTDISGLNLQFGALQFGSEPVLPEYESAPTSTTPANQVQNSLYTSPSSESAVSLSNSSQMDLYDQRAAQTRRYPPSVSSSPQKDMQPKNGYSSIQQTQAVEAAAGSAVKPASDSVTQASVSSMGTLTDSGSGPTSLLTTSNQTSLSALGHSEDLPPSTIPPSQHNNSHPSQQNSLAPSSVRTSNSGLLHPSVDGDSSLHSSSFPSSVSAVQSSSVPSSSSSVAAAAQVSLGAPQPPSVGSATVSAPSGLGPVSSLAMGLNAASMGAPAAAAATISVSTTNSAIPSSASSSSTRGSAASSGKAPPNLPPGVPPLLPNPYIMAPGLLHAYPPQVYGYDDLQMLQTRIPLDYYSIPFATPTTALTGREGSLTSNPYSGDLSKFGRGDASSPAPATTLAQTQQNQTQTHHTTQQPFLNPALPPGYSYTSLPYYTGMPGLPNTFQYGPAVFPVAPTSSKQHGVNVGVNASATPFQQASGYGSHGYSTGYEDVGQASGSGDFCKGGYGTAVAAAASAQNKPASSVTGPGVGVSVTSSNTGVPDISGSVYTKTQSFEKQGFHAGTPAASFSLPSALGSGGPINPPAAAGYAPAPFMHILAPHQQPHSQILHHHLQQDGQSGTGQRSQNASIQQKSQINKSAYNSYNWGAN from the exons ATGATGACGTCCATGGGCGGGAACAAAGCCCGGGGCAGCTGGGAGCAGACACAGGGCCAGACACAGAGCCAGACACAGCACAAGCAAAGGCCTCAG GCTACCGCAGAGCAGATCCGACTCGCGCAGATGATTTCAGACCACAATGATGCAGACTTTGAAGAGAAGGTCAAACAG CTGATTGACATCACAGGCAAGGACCAGGATGAGTCTATGATCGCACTGCACGACTGCAATGGGGATGTCAACAGAGCCATTAACGTGTTGCTGGAGGGTAGCCCAGACACT GACTCTTGGGAAATGGTGGGGAAGAAGAAAGGGGTGTCAGGCCAGAAGGAGACGAGCCAGGCGGAGACTGGTGACGAAGGAAAAGAGAACAGAGAGAAAGCAGGAGAGAAAGATGCCGCACGTCGTCGAGGTGGAGCTCCACGCAAAGGCCGTGGAGCAAGCAGGGGCAGAGAGT TTCGTGGTCAGGAGAACGGCCTAGATGGAGGAAAGGCTGGAGTAGCTGGAAGAGGTGCTGAGCGAGGCCGAAGGGGaagaggcagagggagaggaaCTGTCG GAGTGTCTGGACGGCGAGGAGGCAGATTTTCGGCACAGGGCATGGG ACAGATTAATGAGGAGTCCAAATTTGATATTGCAGAGGGTGAGAG AACATTCAACCCCGCTGACTATGCGGAGCCAGCCCAGACAGAAGAAAACTACAGTGGGGGCAGCACCTGGAACAACACAGGAAGCGTAGAGATGGAGGAGGGAGCAA GGTTGGAGTATTCTGCAGGAGAGGGAACAAATTACCCACCCAAGTTTGACTCTGCTCCTG GCGCCTGGAGGACTGCCACAGAGGAGTGGGGCACTGAGGACTGGAATGAGGAT CTTTCAGAGACCAAGATATTCACAGCTTCCAGTGTTGCAACTATGCCCATGCCTATGCCTCAAGAGAATGTCACCATCACCAAAGGACAAAG GATTGACCTTGCGGTGCTCCTGGGAAAGACTCCCCCGTCCTCCTCCTCAGAGACAGAAAATCCCCCCATGGAGGCCACCCAGCCTCCCTCCCTGTCCCAATCACTGGTTTTCAGCAATTCCAAGCAAGGGGGACCCCTCTCCCAAACCTCCTCAAGCACCCCGTACAGCCAGCACAGCATG GTCAGCATGCTGAGCAAGGGTTTCGGGGATGTGGGGGAGCCTAAAGGAGCGAGCACAGGGACCACTGGCTCTCAGTTCCTGGAGCAGTATAAAACGGCACAGGCACTGGCCCAGCTGGCCGCCCAGCACTCCCAGACCGGACCTCCTAACACAGCGCCTTCATCCTGGGATACTAGTGCGGCCTCACTGGGACAATACG ATATGAAGACTCAACCAGAGTCTTCAGTCCATTCGCCCTTTGCAAAGCGGCAGCCGTACCAGGCCGCCACCTCAACCTCGTCCATGTTGGATGTTTTCCTGCAGGACAAAGGCCTGCCTCCTTCCTCTGCTGTCTCCTCGTCTTCTTCCTTACCCCAACAAACAACATCCTCACCCCATGTGGTGCCTCCGCCTGCTTCCGCCCTTCCCAAAATGGCAGCAGTCCCCTCTCTAGGTCAACAAGTTTCCCCTAGTTCCTCAGATGCCCAGAGTCCTCTTCCTCTGCAGCAACACAAActaaaacagcagaagaagaggacCTCTATTACAACAAAg ATTCCGGCGATGGCAGTAGAGATGCCTGGCTCGACGGACATCTCAGGCCTCAATCTTCAGTTTGGAGCGCTGCAGTTTGGGTCAGAGCCAGTTCTACCAGAGTACGAGTCCGCCCCCACATCCACAACCCCAGCCAACCAGGTTCAGAACAGTCTCTATACGAGTCCCAGCAG TGAATCAGCTGTATCACTCTCGAACTCAAGCCAAATGGATCTGTACGATCAGAGAGCAGCTCAGACAAGACGCTACCCTCCCTCTGTGTCCTCGTCCCCTCAGAAGGACATGCAGCCAAAG AATGGCTACAGTTCAATACAACAAACGCAGGCCGTGGAAG CTGCAGCAGGCTCTGCAGTGAAGCCGGCCTCTGATTCAGTCACACAGGCATCTGTCTCCAGCATGGGCACTTTGACTGACAGCGGCTCAGGCCCCACCTCCTTGTTGACCACATCCAATCAGACGTCCCTTAGTGCTCTGGGGCACAGTGAAGACCTGCCTCCAAGTACAATCCCACCCTCTCAGCACAACAA cTCGCACCCATCACAACAGAACAGCTTAGCCCCATCTTCAGTCCGAACATCCAACTCAGGCTTACTG CATCCCAGCGTAGACGGCGACTCTAGCCTGCACTCCTCCTCCTTCCCTTCCTCTGTCTCAGCCGTACAGTCTTCGTCagtcccctcctcctcttcctcagtggCTGCTGCAGCGCAGGTGTCACTAGGAGCTCCTCAGCCCCCCTCGGTGGGTTCAGCAACAGTCTCGGCCCCCTCTGGTCTCGGCCCCGTCAGCAGTCTGGCCATGGGTCTCAACGCTGCCTCCATGGGTGCcccagctgcagcagctgctaCAATTTCAGTCTCAACAACGAACTCCGCCATTCCTTCTTCAGCTTCCTCTTCATCAACACGTGGCTCTGCAGCATCCTCAG GGAAAGCACCTCCAAACCTGCCACCTGGAGTGCCCCCTCTACTGCCCAACCCGTACATCATGGCGCCCGGACTACTGCATGCCTACCCG cctCAGGTGTACGGCTACGACGACCTACAGATGCTGCAGACAAGAATACCGCTG GATTATTACAGCATACCTTTTGCAACACCAACAACAGCACTGACTGGCAGAGAGGGCAGCCTGACAAGCAACCCTTATTCTG GCGACTTATCTAAGTTTGGTCGAGGTGATGCTTCGTCGCCGGCTCCAGCCACAACGTTAGCTCAGACACAACAGAACCAGACCCAAACGCATCACACCACACAGCAGCCCTTCCTTAATCCAGCACTACCGCCTGGCTACAGCTATACGAGCCTCCCATACTACACTGGCATGCCAGGCCTGCCCAATACCTTCCAGTACGGACCTGCTGTGTTTCCG GTGGCTCCTACCTCGTCAAAACAGCACGGAGTGAATGTTGGCGTGAATGCATCGGCCACACCTTTCCAACAGGCTAGTGGCTACGGTTCCCATGGATACAGCACTG GCTATGAGGATGTGGGCCAGGCTTCAGGGAGTGGGGATTTCTGTAAGGGCGGATACGGCACTGCCGTGGCCGCCGCCGCTTCTGCACAAAACAAGCCAGCCAGCTCTGTCACCGGGCCTGGAGTCG
- the ubap2l gene encoding ubiquitin-associated protein 2-like isoform X2 produces the protein MMTSMGGNKARGSWEQTQGQTQSQTQHKQRPQATAEQIRLAQMISDHNDADFEEKVKQLIDITGKDQDESMIALHDCNGDVNRAINVLLEGSPDTDSWEMVGKKKGVSGQKETSQAETGDEGKENREKAGEKDAARRRGGAPRKGRGASRGREFRGQENGLDGGKAGVAGRGAERGRRGRGRGRGTVGVSGRRGGRFSAQGMGTFNPADYAEPAQTEENYSGGSTWNNTGSVEMEEGARLEYSAGEGTNYPPKFDSAPGAWRTATEEWGTEDWNEDLSETKIFTASSVATMPMPMPQENVTITKGQRIDLAVLLGKTPPSSSSETENPPMEATQPPSLSQSLVFSNSKQGGPLSQTSSSTPYSQHSMVSMLSKGFGDVGEPKGASTGTTGSQFLEQYKTAQALAQLAAQHSQTGPPNTAPSSWDTSAASLGQYDMKTQPESSVHSPFAKRQPYQAATSTSSMLDVFLQDKGLPPSSAVSSSSSLPQQTTSSPHVVPPPASALPKMAAVPSLGQQVSPSSSDAQSPLPLQQHKLKQQKKRTSITTKIPAMAVEMPGSTDISGLNLQFGALQFGSEPVLPEYESAPTSTTPANQVQNSLYTSPSSESAVSLSNSSQMDLYDQRAAQTRRYPPSVSSSPQKDMQPKNGYSSIQQTQAVEAAAGSAVKPASDSVTQASVSSMGTLTDSGSGPTSLLTTSNQTSLSALGHSEDLPPSTIPPSQHNNSHPSQQNSLAPSSVRTSNSGLLHPSVDGDSSLHSSSFPSSVSAVQSSSVPSSSSSVAAAAQVSLGAPQPPSVGSATVSAPSGLGPVSSLAMGLNAASMGAPAAAAATISVSTTNSAIPSSASSSSTRGSAASSGKAPPNLPPGVPPLLPNPYIMAPGLLHAYPPQVYGYDDLQMLQTRIPLDYYSIPFATPTTALTGREGSLTSNPYSGDLSKFGRGDASSPAPATTLAQTQQNQTQTHHTTQQPFLNPALPPGYSYTSLPYYTGMPGLPNTFQYGPAVFPVAPTSSKQHGVNVGVNASATPFQQASGYGSHGYSTGYEDVGQASGSGDFCKGGYGTAVAAAASAQNKPASSVTGPGVGVSVTSSNTGVPDISGSVYTKTQSFEKQGFHAGTPAASFSLPSALGSGGPINPPAAAGYAPAPFMHILAPHQQPHSQILHHHLQQDGQSGTGQRSQNASIQQKSQINKSAYNSYNWGAN, from the exons ATGATGACGTCCATGGGCGGGAACAAAGCCCGGGGCAGCTGGGAGCAGACACAGGGCCAGACACAGAGCCAGACACAGCACAAGCAAAGGCCTCAG GCTACCGCAGAGCAGATCCGACTCGCGCAGATGATTTCAGACCACAATGATGCAGACTTTGAAGAGAAGGTCAAACAG CTGATTGACATCACAGGCAAGGACCAGGATGAGTCTATGATCGCACTGCACGACTGCAATGGGGATGTCAACAGAGCCATTAACGTGTTGCTGGAGGGTAGCCCAGACACT GACTCTTGGGAAATGGTGGGGAAGAAGAAAGGGGTGTCAGGCCAGAAGGAGACGAGCCAGGCGGAGACTGGTGACGAAGGAAAAGAGAACAGAGAGAAAGCAGGAGAGAAAGATGCCGCACGTCGTCGAGGTGGAGCTCCACGCAAAGGCCGTGGAGCAAGCAGGGGCAGAGAGT TTCGTGGTCAGGAGAACGGCCTAGATGGAGGAAAGGCTGGAGTAGCTGGAAGAGGTGCTGAGCGAGGCCGAAGGGGaagaggcagagggagaggaaCTGTCG GAGTGTCTGGACGGCGAGGAGGCAGATTTTCGGCACAGGGCATGGG AACATTCAACCCCGCTGACTATGCGGAGCCAGCCCAGACAGAAGAAAACTACAGTGGGGGCAGCACCTGGAACAACACAGGAAGCGTAGAGATGGAGGAGGGAGCAA GGTTGGAGTATTCTGCAGGAGAGGGAACAAATTACCCACCCAAGTTTGACTCTGCTCCTG GCGCCTGGAGGACTGCCACAGAGGAGTGGGGCACTGAGGACTGGAATGAGGAT CTTTCAGAGACCAAGATATTCACAGCTTCCAGTGTTGCAACTATGCCCATGCCTATGCCTCAAGAGAATGTCACCATCACCAAAGGACAAAG GATTGACCTTGCGGTGCTCCTGGGAAAGACTCCCCCGTCCTCCTCCTCAGAGACAGAAAATCCCCCCATGGAGGCCACCCAGCCTCCCTCCCTGTCCCAATCACTGGTTTTCAGCAATTCCAAGCAAGGGGGACCCCTCTCCCAAACCTCCTCAAGCACCCCGTACAGCCAGCACAGCATG GTCAGCATGCTGAGCAAGGGTTTCGGGGATGTGGGGGAGCCTAAAGGAGCGAGCACAGGGACCACTGGCTCTCAGTTCCTGGAGCAGTATAAAACGGCACAGGCACTGGCCCAGCTGGCCGCCCAGCACTCCCAGACCGGACCTCCTAACACAGCGCCTTCATCCTGGGATACTAGTGCGGCCTCACTGGGACAATACG ATATGAAGACTCAACCAGAGTCTTCAGTCCATTCGCCCTTTGCAAAGCGGCAGCCGTACCAGGCCGCCACCTCAACCTCGTCCATGTTGGATGTTTTCCTGCAGGACAAAGGCCTGCCTCCTTCCTCTGCTGTCTCCTCGTCTTCTTCCTTACCCCAACAAACAACATCCTCACCCCATGTGGTGCCTCCGCCTGCTTCCGCCCTTCCCAAAATGGCAGCAGTCCCCTCTCTAGGTCAACAAGTTTCCCCTAGTTCCTCAGATGCCCAGAGTCCTCTTCCTCTGCAGCAACACAAActaaaacagcagaagaagaggacCTCTATTACAACAAAg ATTCCGGCGATGGCAGTAGAGATGCCTGGCTCGACGGACATCTCAGGCCTCAATCTTCAGTTTGGAGCGCTGCAGTTTGGGTCAGAGCCAGTTCTACCAGAGTACGAGTCCGCCCCCACATCCACAACCCCAGCCAACCAGGTTCAGAACAGTCTCTATACGAGTCCCAGCAG TGAATCAGCTGTATCACTCTCGAACTCAAGCCAAATGGATCTGTACGATCAGAGAGCAGCTCAGACAAGACGCTACCCTCCCTCTGTGTCCTCGTCCCCTCAGAAGGACATGCAGCCAAAG AATGGCTACAGTTCAATACAACAAACGCAGGCCGTGGAAG CTGCAGCAGGCTCTGCAGTGAAGCCGGCCTCTGATTCAGTCACACAGGCATCTGTCTCCAGCATGGGCACTTTGACTGACAGCGGCTCAGGCCCCACCTCCTTGTTGACCACATCCAATCAGACGTCCCTTAGTGCTCTGGGGCACAGTGAAGACCTGCCTCCAAGTACAATCCCACCCTCTCAGCACAACAA cTCGCACCCATCACAACAGAACAGCTTAGCCCCATCTTCAGTCCGAACATCCAACTCAGGCTTACTG CATCCCAGCGTAGACGGCGACTCTAGCCTGCACTCCTCCTCCTTCCCTTCCTCTGTCTCAGCCGTACAGTCTTCGTCagtcccctcctcctcttcctcagtggCTGCTGCAGCGCAGGTGTCACTAGGAGCTCCTCAGCCCCCCTCGGTGGGTTCAGCAACAGTCTCGGCCCCCTCTGGTCTCGGCCCCGTCAGCAGTCTGGCCATGGGTCTCAACGCTGCCTCCATGGGTGCcccagctgcagcagctgctaCAATTTCAGTCTCAACAACGAACTCCGCCATTCCTTCTTCAGCTTCCTCTTCATCAACACGTGGCTCTGCAGCATCCTCAG GGAAAGCACCTCCAAACCTGCCACCTGGAGTGCCCCCTCTACTGCCCAACCCGTACATCATGGCGCCCGGACTACTGCATGCCTACCCG cctCAGGTGTACGGCTACGACGACCTACAGATGCTGCAGACAAGAATACCGCTG GATTATTACAGCATACCTTTTGCAACACCAACAACAGCACTGACTGGCAGAGAGGGCAGCCTGACAAGCAACCCTTATTCTG GCGACTTATCTAAGTTTGGTCGAGGTGATGCTTCGTCGCCGGCTCCAGCCACAACGTTAGCTCAGACACAACAGAACCAGACCCAAACGCATCACACCACACAGCAGCCCTTCCTTAATCCAGCACTACCGCCTGGCTACAGCTATACGAGCCTCCCATACTACACTGGCATGCCAGGCCTGCCCAATACCTTCCAGTACGGACCTGCTGTGTTTCCG GTGGCTCCTACCTCGTCAAAACAGCACGGAGTGAATGTTGGCGTGAATGCATCGGCCACACCTTTCCAACAGGCTAGTGGCTACGGTTCCCATGGATACAGCACTG GCTATGAGGATGTGGGCCAGGCTTCAGGGAGTGGGGATTTCTGTAAGGGCGGATACGGCACTGCCGTGGCCGCCGCCGCTTCTGCACAAAACAAGCCAGCCAGCTCTGTCACCGGGCCTGGAGTCG